A stretch of DNA from Streptomyces rubradiris:
GTGCAGCCGTCGACCATCGCCGACTCCTCCAGCTCCTTGGGCACGGCGGCGATGTAGCCGCGCAGCGTCAGGATGGTCAGCGGCAGCACCATCATGGTGTAGAAGGCGGTGAGCGGGACCAGGCTGTCGAGCATGTCGTTGTCCCGCACGATCATGTACATGGCGATGATGAGGACTTCCCAGGGAGCCATCTGCGCCAGCATGAACGTCACGATGAGACCGCGCCGGCCCTTGAACCGCATCCGGGTCAGGGCGAAGGCCGCGAGCAGGGCGATGACGAGCGAGCACGCGACCGACAGCAGCGTGACGGTGACCGAGTTGAGGACCAGGGTCCAGAAGTGGTCGGCGTCGACGGCCGTCTTGAAGTGCTCCAGGGTGGCGTCGGTCGGGAACCACACCGGGTCGTCGGTGATGATGTCGCCGGTCGGCTTGAAGGCCGTGGCGAACATCCAGTACACGGGGAACGCGAAGCCGACGAAGAGGACGACGGCGGTCGCGTTGGGCCAGAAGCGGCCGAAGAGCGAGCGCTTCACAGCTCGTCCTCCTC
This window harbors:
- a CDS encoding carbohydrate ABC transporter permease, with the protein product MKRSLFGRFWPNATAVVLFVGFAFPVYWMFATAFKPTGDIITDDPVWFPTDATLEHFKTAVDADHFWTLVLNSVTVTLLSVACSLVIALLAAFALTRMRFKGRRGLIVTFMLAQMAPWEVLIIAMYMIVRDNDMLDSLVPLTAFYTMMVLPLTILTLRGYIAAVPKELEESAMVDGCTRPQAFVKVIFPLLAPGLMATSLFGFITAWNEFPLVLILNKSAEKQTLPLWLSQFQTAFGDDWGATMAASSLFALPILILFIFLQRKAVSGLTDGAVKG